One Phenylobacterium hankyongense DNA segment encodes these proteins:
- a CDS encoding M20/M25/M40 family metallo-hydrolase — MRRLVLAAAVSAIAATAHAQPLGGEQPLLRQLSGEVSSARQQAIIQRLVGFGTRHTLSDTKSDKRGIGAARRWVAAEFAQMSKDCGGCLTVETPSEVFTAARIPKPTEVMDVLAIQKGTTDPERVIVISGHMDSRVSDPLNATADAPGANDDASGVAAVMEAARVLSKHKFPATLVFAVLSGEEQGLYGGKVLADYATAHGWQVEADLNNDIVGNSHGQNGVADNTHVRVFSEGTRTVETAAEADRRRYNGGEVDSPSRNLARVMDALADRYLTNFDVIMVYRTDRYGRSGDQVPMLKAGFPAVRVTEAAENYTRQHQDLRTENGVKYGDVIEGVDFDYLAQVTRLNLLAMASLASAPTPPEGVDIAGAVTSDTTLKWTPSRDAVAYRAWWRSTTDPQWRYSRLAGTSGQVVLKDVNIDDWFFGLSAIGPDGFESPVVFPGAAGRFKATPPAAAK, encoded by the coding sequence TTGCGCCGTCTTGTTCTCGCCGCCGCCGTGTCGGCCATCGCCGCCACCGCCCACGCCCAGCCGCTTGGCGGCGAACAGCCGCTGCTGCGGCAACTGTCCGGCGAGGTGTCGAGCGCGCGGCAGCAGGCGATCATCCAGCGGCTGGTCGGGTTCGGCACCCGCCACACCCTTTCCGACACCAAGTCCGACAAGCGCGGCATCGGCGCGGCCCGGCGCTGGGTCGCCGCCGAGTTCGCCCAGATGTCGAAGGACTGCGGCGGCTGCCTGACGGTGGAGACGCCCAGCGAGGTGTTCACCGCCGCCCGCATCCCCAAGCCCACCGAGGTGATGGACGTGCTGGCCATCCAGAAGGGGACGACCGACCCCGAGCGGGTGATCGTCATCTCCGGCCATATGGACAGCCGCGTCTCCGACCCGCTGAACGCCACGGCCGACGCCCCCGGGGCCAACGACGACGCCTCGGGCGTGGCGGCGGTGATGGAGGCCGCACGGGTGCTGTCGAAGCACAAGTTCCCCGCCACCCTGGTGTTCGCGGTGCTCTCCGGCGAGGAGCAGGGGCTCTACGGCGGCAAGGTGCTGGCGGACTACGCCACCGCCCACGGCTGGCAGGTGGAGGCCGACCTCAACAACGACATCGTCGGCAACTCGCACGGGCAGAACGGGGTCGCGGACAACACCCACGTGCGGGTCTTCTCCGAGGGCACGCGCACGGTGGAGACGGCGGCCGAGGCCGACCGGCGGCGCTACAACGGCGGCGAGGTGGACAGCCCGTCGCGCAACCTCGCCCGGGTGATGGACGCGCTCGCCGACCGCTACCTGACCAACTTCGACGTGATCATGGTCTACCGCACCGACCGCTACGGCCGCAGCGGCGACCAGGTGCCGATGCTGAAGGCCGGCTTCCCCGCGGTGCGGGTCACCGAGGCGGCGGAAAACTACACCCGCCAGCACCAGGACCTGCGCACCGAGAACGGCGTCAAGTACGGCGACGTGATCGAGGGCGTGGACTTCGACTACCTGGCCCAGGTGACGCGGCTGAACTTGCTGGCGATGGCCAGCCTGGCCTCGGCGCCGACGCCGCCCGAGGGCGTCGACATCGCCGGTGCGGTGACCTCCGACACCACCCTGAAGTGGACGCCCAGCCGCGACGCCGTGGCCTACCGGGCCTGGTGGCGCTCCACCACCGACCCGCAGTGGCGCTACTCGCGGCTGGCCGGGACCTCCGGCCAGGTGGTGCTGAAGGATGTCAACATCGACGACTGGTTCTTCGGCCTCAGCGCCATCGGCCCCGACGGCTTCGAGAGCCCGGTGGTGTTCCCGGGCGCCGCGGGCCGGTTCAAGGCGACGCCGCCGGCGGCGGCGAAGTAA